The Elusimicrobiaceae bacterium genome includes a region encoding these proteins:
- a CDS encoding type II secretion system protein, producing the protein MKKGFTLIELLVVVLIIGILTAIAMPNYSKTIEKSRATEAMNIIKAANDAVYSYAAERGVCPASFDKLLIGIPGTVSGTTATAKHYIYRLNSATNAPIPGTTCGGVVAERIGGDYKIWNPYKVIDPTTKKRTLACTGNEGICKTLGIYTTQTPN; encoded by the coding sequence ATGAAGAAAGGTTTTACTTTGATTGAACTATTAGTGGTCGTTTTGATTATCGGCATTTTGACAGCGATAGCAATGCCTAATTATTCCAAGACTATTGAAAAAAGCCGCGCCACAGAAGCAATGAATATCATCAAGGCGGCTAATGATGCAGTATATAGCTACGCCGCAGAAAGAGGCGTGTGCCCGGCCAGTTTTGACAAGTTGCTGATTGGGATCCCCGGCACAGTTTCGGGAACTACCGCTACCGCTAAACATTATATCTATCGCCTAAATTCAGCGACTAATGCCCCTATTCCGGGTACTACTTGCGGCGGTGTTGTAGCCGAGCGCATCGGAGGGGACTATAAAATTTGGAACCCATATAAAGTGATTGATCCTACCACTAAGAAACGTACTTTGGCTTGCACCGGGAATGAAGGAATCTGTAAAACATTGGGAATCTATACCACACAGACACCCAATTAA
- a CDS encoding thiamine diphosphokinase, which translates to MSKALLICNGEKPGVWLKKLAKQVDFILAADGGADAALSAGIIPDTVIGDLDSVSPRTKKRLKDISFIEVKRQDNTDLEKALDWLIDQGFTQIMIAGAVGGRLDFTIGNLLLVRPYLKHAQICFCGPDWTVYPRLSGCTFSAQKGARLSLIPLSYCRGVTLSGCRYALNHENIGRQYVGRTLSNQVTSSKISLSLSTGFLLIYIENTPQKKRI; encoded by the coding sequence ATGTCAAAAGCTCTACTGATTTGTAATGGAGAAAAACCGGGTGTATGGCTTAAAAAATTAGCTAAGCAGGTCGATTTTATTTTGGCCGCCGACGGCGGAGCGGATGCTGCCCTGTCGGCTGGGATTATACCCGATACAGTCATCGGAGACTTGGATTCTGTTTCCCCCCGCACTAAAAAACGTCTCAAAGACATCTCCTTTATCGAAGTAAAACGCCAAGATAATACGGACTTAGAAAAAGCATTGGATTGGTTGATTGACCAGGGATTTACCCAAATAATGATTGCGGGAGCCGTAGGTGGCCGCTTAGATTTCACTATTGGGAATCTACTGCTCGTACGTCCTTATTTGAAACATGCACAAATTTGCTTTTGCGGACCGGATTGGACCGTTTATCCTAGACTTAGCGGATGTACTTTCTCCGCCCAAAAAGGTGCTCGTTTAAGCCTTATTCCGCTCTCTTACTGCCGGGGAGTTACCCTGAGTGGCTGTCGCTACGCCCTAAACCATGAAAATATCGGCCGCCAATACGTGGGGCGTACTTTATCAAATCAAGTTACGTCTTCTAAAATCTCTCTTTCTTTATCAACCGGATTTTTACTGATATACATCGAAAATACTCCACAAAAAAAGCGGATCTAA
- a CDS encoding sodium:solute symporter family protein, which translates to MLPRLKIISYLSPVDWCVFALILLCTVAAALYGNYRKKHNQSRALDYLLMGRQLTLPLFVATLVATWYGGIFGVNEITFNYGIYNFVTQGIFWYIAYLIFAFFIVNKIAKYQSVTLPDLAQQMFGPKSGKVAAVFTFLYMTPVAYVLSLGLFLNMIFGITVWQGMILGTIFTCLYTAWGGFKSVVFSDLVQFFVMCFSVLLVVLFSVGNFGGMEFLHTHLPPTHFSLTGGQGILNTLIWGFIALATLIDPSFYQRCFAAKSPSVVKKGILISTCIWFCFDLCTTAGALYARALLPQAQPAEAYFFYAVQILPIGLKGFFVAGILAIILSTLNSFLFIAANTLSFDLLKTRFQNVILSNRIALFFVGLLAACMAQVFHGSFKEIWLTLGSYFSACLLVPILAGYLYPKKISDNLFVISALSSAAVMTVWKLVPLDPFWRQIDGFYIGVLTGIIILLFSRTARKKHVKSSTDL; encoded by the coding sequence ATGCTACCCAGATTAAAAATTATTTCTTATTTATCCCCTGTCGACTGGTGCGTCTTTGCGCTGATATTGCTCTGCACCGTGGCAGCCGCCCTGTATGGCAATTACCGCAAGAAACACAATCAATCGCGGGCGCTAGATTATTTGTTAATGGGACGCCAACTAACCTTACCGCTTTTTGTGGCCACGCTGGTAGCTACTTGGTACGGCGGCATTTTTGGGGTCAATGAAATCACCTTCAATTACGGCATTTATAATTTTGTTACCCAAGGTATATTTTGGTATATTGCCTATTTAATTTTTGCGTTCTTTATCGTAAACAAAATCGCAAAATATCAATCTGTTACCTTACCCGATTTGGCCCAGCAAATGTTCGGCCCCAAATCCGGTAAAGTAGCGGCCGTATTTACGTTTTTATACATGACACCGGTAGCGTATGTATTAAGTTTAGGACTGTTCTTAAATATGATTTTTGGCATTACCGTATGGCAAGGCATGATACTGGGAACTATTTTTACTTGTTTATATACGGCATGGGGCGGTTTCAAATCCGTCGTATTTTCTGATTTAGTACAGTTTTTTGTGATGTGCTTTTCTGTATTGTTGGTAGTCTTATTTTCCGTAGGAAATTTTGGCGGTATGGAATTTTTACATACACATCTCCCCCCCACGCACTTTAGTTTAACCGGCGGACAAGGGATACTCAATACATTAATTTGGGGGTTTATTGCGCTTGCCACTTTAATTGATCCCAGTTTTTACCAACGCTGTTTTGCGGCCAAAAGCCCCAGCGTGGTAAAAAAAGGCATTTTAATTTCTACGTGTATCTGGTTTTGTTTTGATTTATGCACTACTGCCGGTGCCTTGTATGCCCGCGCCTTACTACCGCAAGCACAACCCGCAGAAGCCTATTTCTTTTACGCCGTACAAATACTTCCCATCGGTCTGAAAGGTTTTTTTGTAGCAGGGATATTGGCTATTATCTTATCTACGTTAAATTCTTTTTTGTTCATCGCCGCCAATACCTTAAGTTTTGATTTACTCAAAACCCGCTTTCAAAATGTAATTCTATCCAATCGAATTGCTTTATTCTTCGTCGGCTTACTGGCCGCTTGTATGGCGCAGGTATTTCATGGCAGTTTCAAAGAGATTTGGCTTACACTGGGTTCCTATTTTTCAGCTTGCTTATTAGTACCCATTTTGGCCGGCTATTTATATCCGAAAAAAATTAGTGATAATTTATTTGTAATCAGCGCATTATCCAGCGCGGCTGTAATGACTGTATGGAAATTAGTGCCTTTAGATCCCTTTTGGCGCCAAATTGACGGATTTTATATTGGAGTATTAACGGGAATAATTATTTTACTGTTCTCCCGTACTGCGAGGAAAAAACATGTCAAAAGCTCTACTGATTTGTAA